The proteins below come from a single Candida albicans SC5314 chromosome 7, complete sequence genomic window:
- a CDS encoding uncharacterized protein (Ortholog of S. cerevisiae Ioc4, a protein that influences gene expression through chromatin remodeling; oxidative stress-induced via Cap1), giving the protein MSEYQPTSIVLAKVKGYPAWPAMVLDESLLPEHISNKKPKSKTNPPTSISSPTPQSPSKKKPSIIVPVRFFSDDTYIWINTNDLKPLTKQMIQDYFSTSSKKRKIDNLLQTAYELANDPPEMGLFIEYGSKGAPPTPPPMEEEDETKPKSPVKKKVKKAVKPKQKQPSASQQQQKQKLPVIKPKTEPKAKSKEVKEPVIEIDPDWGLEEFNQYDKQLGNFIFDSEQEQIKKFDKLQSSLNLTNEKTIDQFKLIENNLVKYLLDFDSSTSSSSDSSSLSTNEIIKSLNDLTNIIHKLPKNILAKSKLLRVLILSIRKPNDELKNIKPTMQKILHGLSIDVRENTEEEIKKSNNVDSSNNNNTESTVSQTPEIEQQVENSVVKNGGGHDDPIVID; this is encoded by the coding sequence ATGTCGGAATACCAACCAACATCTATTGTGCTTGCAAAAGTCAAAGGTTATCCAGCATGGCCAGCAATGGTATTAGATGAAAGTTTATTACCTGAACATATTTCCAataaaaaaccaaaatcgAAAACCAATCCTCcaacatcaatttcatctcCCACTCCACAATCTCCATCGAAAAAGAAACCTTCAATAATTGTTCCAGTAAGATTTTTCAGTGACGATACTTATATATGGATAAACactaatgatttgaaaccaTTAACTAAACAAATGATTCAAgattatttttcaacatcaagtaaaaaaagaaaaatagataatttattacaaACAGCATATGAATTGGCTAATGATCCACCAGAAATGggattatttattgaatatgGATCTAAAGGAGcaccaccaacaccaccaccaatggAAGAGGAGGATGAAACTAAGCCTAAATCTCCCGTAAAGAAGAAGGTGAAAAAAGCAGTAAAGCCAAAACAAAAGCAACCACTGGcatcacaacaacaacaaaaacaaaagctACCTGTAATCAAACCTAAAACAGAACCCAAagcaaaatcaaaagaagTAAAAGAACCAgtgattgaaattgatcCAGATTGGGGATTAGAAgaattcaatcaatatgataaacaattgggaaattttatatttgattctgaacaagaacaaattaaaaaatttgataaattacaaTCTTCACTTAATTTAACCAatgaaaaaacaattgatcaatttaaattgattgaaaataatttagttaaatatttattagaCTTTGATTCTTccacttcttcttcttcagattcttcttcattatcaaccaatgaaattataaaatcattaaatgatttaactAATATTATTCATAAATTACCGAAAAATATCCTTGCCAAAAGTAAATTATTAAGAGTATtgatattatcaattagGAAACcaaatgatgaattgaaaaatattaaacCAACAATGCAAAAAATATTACATGGATTATCGATTGACGTTAGAGAAAatactgaagaagaaatcaaaaagagTAATAATGTCGATTcaagtaataataacaatacaGAAAGTACTGTTTCCCAAACACCagaaattgaacaacaaGTTGAAAATAGTGTGGTGAAAAATGGTGGTGGTCATGACGATCCAATTGTAATAGATTAG
- a CDS encoding uncharacterized protein (Ortholog of C. dubliniensis CD36 : Cd36_70790, C. parapsilosis CDC317 : CPAR2_301530, Candida tenuis NRRL Y-1498 : CANTEDRAFT_94947 and Debaryomyces hansenii CBS767 : DEHA2A05258g), producing MSDNEIKSSSMHHHRHHHHHQSQLQEEQLLTNEDNSYSQNQNKDSSDSCLTAPLITDINTTNNGIQLNQEQPLVPYDSSNEETPLLLNNSISTITTTTTTTKSSQSTCFTWYYIIIIITSIILIGLLWGGIIYNIVHNIESSINDSIQFNLDQVSIQSITSQGINIHILGSIDINYNDIINSIQRNSIKLITGIFGSLTIINLQPIEIYSKFIDLEENDNSSFIHLVDSYIPSIQPIDIKIGNLQTTDIDIISSCKFINNENFMKFLNDYYKLQNDDDDDEEDDKINLKIKGLVKQVKIKLWWMISYDVENIEFYKDVTIYKHDIIPTVNIDKFNLYSTIDNKGNDIINIKINALIEIPKFILSSIPNLKFKFGFINWNLFFNDCDGIDKLIKVGYWQSCPFQIVHQEGENLYQPILLTVIGNISSIPDELMNECPNNNDGKSPLNKILQKYLDNEPIEFYLQLLSSLDENDNGIPDWLFKFLHDTPIKLTITLPKMNIDQFDFHENLEIINHSSEVSIMNNDQFLVSHWNSNISTLITTIKPFKSVDLDINKFKFDFEISSIDNNVLVKVNSNDEYIYITMINDNQELINMVMNLPNLNISIIDAHQMGNIINKLLNRDYTDNDGEKEPDLFIEGNVYDVYGNLPIWKNNNNNNKQRKLIDHLSIPLMKLPKLSTMESFPAYTLDTLSNLTITITNLYLIESTIRKLELSIDLTIYNPTNFNINLDSSILIDSIIWQIFKNDSLISSIKVSIPDTKGGNGNGNENGNGNLFIPIQDYFNTTMKINIYSLNYRDKSILENSISSFISNDNLSNITVAPVIPIIHSNPLMELLLPIELTNITINSQILTNGIINFPEKLIQNIQIHLLTSQIQFEIYNPIINSSIILYIYTGLAKTNTTTDGSGDGDGDGDGDVIELGHLLHQERLIIPFSQNGQNGIYKSPKLPIKINPMGMEILKKILYEKPDPDGKHSVKNVEINTVFNVKIDQFDVELYYNGNIDVKLAM from the coding sequence ATGagtgataatgaaattaaatcatcttcaatGCATCATCAccgtcatcatcatcatcatcaactgCAATTGCAAGAGGAACAACTCTTAACCAATGAAGACAACTCCTATTctcaaaaccaaaataaaGATAGCAGTGATAGTTGCTTAACTGCTCCACTTATAACTGATATAAACACCACTAATAATGGCATACAACTTAATCAAGAACAACCATTAGTACCATATGATTCATCAAATGAAGAAACCCcgttattattaaataattcaatatccactatcaccaccaccactaccaccactaaGTCATCACAATCAACATGCTTCACTTggtattatattataataataataacatctataatattgattggATTATTATGGGGTGgtattatttataatattgtTCATAACAttgaatcatcaattaacGATtccattcaatttaatcTTGATCAAGTATCGATTCAACTGATAACTTCTCAAGGTATCAATATTCATATATTAGgttcaattgatattaattataatgatattattaatctGATTCAACggaattcaattaaattgattactGGGATATTTGGTAGTTtaacaattataaatttacaacccattgaaatttatagtaaatttattgatttagaagaaaatgacAACCTGTCGTTTATTCATTTGGTGGATTCTTATATTCCTTCAATACAAccaattgatattaaaaTTGGGAATTTACAAACTactgatattgatattatatcatcttgtaaatttattaataatgaaaattttatgaaatttttaaatgattattataaattacaaaatgatgatgatgatgatgaggaggatgataaaattaatttgaaaattaaagGATTAGTTAAACAAgtcaaaattaaattatggTGGATGATTCTGTATGATGtggaaaatattgaattttataaaGATGTAACAATTTATAAACATGATATTATACCTACAgttaatattgataaatttaatctttattcaacaattgataataaaggtaatgatattattaatattaaaattaatgctttaattgaaataccaaaatttattttatcatcaattccaaatttaaaatttaaatttggctttattaattggaatttatttttcaatgattgTGATGGGAtagataaattaattaaagtgGGATATTGGCAAAGTTGTCCATTTCAAATAGTACACCAAGAAGGAGAAAACCTATATCAACCTATTTTATTGACAGTCATAGGGAATATATCATCTATACCTGAtgaattaatgaatgaatgtcctaataataatgatggtAAAAGTccattaaataaaatattacaaaaatatttagaTAATGAACCCATTGAATTTTATCTACAATTGTTAAGTAGTTTAGATGAAAACGATAATGGGATACCTGATTggttatttaaatttttacaTGATAcaccaattaaattaaCTATAACATTACCGAAAATGAATATagatcaatttgattttcatgaaaatcttgaaattataaatcaTTCATCTGAAGTTTCGATAATGAAtaatgatcaatttttagTTAGTCATTGGAATTCTAATATTTCAACATTaattacaacaataaaacCATTCAAACTGGTAGATTTggatataaataaatttaaatttgattttgaaatatcgtctattgataataatgtttTAGTTAAAGTCAATTCTAATgatgaatatatttatataactatgattaatgataatcaagaattgattaatatgGTTATGAATTTAccaaatttgaatatttcaataattgatgCCCACCAAATGGgcaatattatcaataaactACTCAATAGGGATTATACGGATAACGATGGAGAAAAAGAACCGGACTTGTTTATTGAAGGTAATGTATATGACGTATATGGGAATTTACCAATAtggaaaaacaacaacaacaacaacaagcaaAGGAAGTTGATTGATCATTTATCTATAccattgatgaaattaccaaaattatcaactaTGGAAAGTTTTCCAGCTTATACTTTGGATACgttatcaaatttaactATTACAATAACAAACctttatttaattgaatcaacTATTCGAAAActtgaattatcaattgatttaactATTTATAATCCAACCAATTTCAACATTAATTTagattcatcaatattaatagattcaataatttggcaaatttttaaaaatgattcattaattaGTTCAATAAAAGTATCAATACCGGACACTAAAGGTGGAAATGGAAATGGAAATGAAAATGGAAATGGAAATTTATTCATCCCTATTCAAGATTATTTCAATACAACTATGaagataaatatttacTCATTAAATTATCgagataaatcaatattagaAAATTCAATAAGTTCATTCATatcaaatgataatttatcCAATATCACCGTAGCACCAGTCATTCCCATTATCCATTCTAATCCATTGatggaattattattaccaattgaattaactaatataacaataaattcaCAAATCTTAACAAATGGTATAATAAATTTCccagaaaaattgattcaaaatattcaaattcatttattaacttcacaaatccaatttgaaatttataacccaataattaattcttcaattatattGTATATTTATACTGGGTTAGCTAAAACCAATACCACCACAGATGGAAGTGGAGATGGTGATGGGGATGGTGACGGTGATGTTATTGAATTGGGTCATTTATTACATCAAGAACGATTAATTATTCCATTTTCACAAAATGGACAAAATGGGATTTATAAATCACCGAAATTACCAATTAAAATAAACCCAATGGGTATGGAAAtcttgaagaaaattttataTGAAAAACCTGATCCTGATGGAAAACATTCTGTGAAAAATGTGGAAATAAATACTGTATTTAATgttaaaattgatcaatttgatgttgaattatattataatgGTAATATTGATGTGAAATTGGCCATgtaa
- the MCM1 gene encoding transcription factor (Transcription factor; regulator of hyphal growth; may act with Wor1p; canonical and non-canonical binding sites; MADS domain DNA-binding motif; similar to S. cerevisiae Mcm1p; greater expression in white than opaque cells; intron in 5'-UTR): protein MAIKEETNEFSQGNEGNSHSTNNNNNSNNSNSNNNADVSAPVDDDDDDDGTSQGKTQKERRKIEIKFIQEKSRRHITFSKRKAGIMKKAYELSVLTGTQVLLLVVSETGLVYTFTTPKLQPLVTKSEGKNLIQACLNAPEEGLGDDQENQSDGNTGDSPDQSPAPATNPNVMGAAGHAHHIQQQQQQQQQAQQQAQQQMAPMPSHGLPTHYSNPQGAGNPGVPPQQQGQHQPGIPLQGGYSDQYSYFGNIQNNNIPNQQQYQ from the coding sequence atGGCtattaaagaagaaacaaatgaatttaGTCAAGGTAATGAGGGGAATTCCCATTCaaccaataacaacaataacagcaacaacagcaacagcaacaacaatgcTGATGTTTCTGCACCAGtagatgatgacgatgatgacgatggTACTTCTCAAGGTAAAACTCAAAaggaaagaagaaaaattgagatcaaattcattcaagaaaaatcaaGACGTCATATTACTTTTTCGAAAAGAAAAGCTGGGATTATGAAGAAAGCTTATGAATTATCAGTATTGACAGGTACTCAAgtgttattattagttgTTTCAGAAACTGGTTTGGTTTATACTTTTACCACTCCTAAATTACAACCTTTGGTCACTAAATCTGAAGggaagaatttgattcaagCATGTTTGAATGCTCCTGAAGAAGGATTGGGTGATGATCAAGAGAATCAAAGTGATGGAAATACAGGAGATTCACCTGATCAAAGCCCTGCTCCAGCAACCAATCCAAATGTCATGGGTGCTGCAGGTCATGCTCATCacattcaacaacaacaacagcaacaacaacaagctCAACAGCAAGCTCAGCAACAAATGGCACCAATGCCTTCTCATGGTTTACCTACACATTATTCCAATCCTCAAGGAGCTGGTAATCCTGGTGTACCTcctcaacaacaaggtCAACATCAACCTGGTATTCCATTACAAGGTGGTTATAGTGATCAATACCTGTATTTTGGtaatattcaaaataacAACATACCTAATCAACAGCAATATCAATGA
- a CDS encoding guanine deaminase (Putative guanine deaminase; mutation confers hypersensitivity to toxic ergosterol analog; Spider biofilm induced), translating into MPTNSYKINPKATKSIHYTLYYGTFIHTPDLTTLEINFNTLVGVNEQGTIDFIHKDYDASLYNNKSPIQFFIDQREHPHSQPHQENHGQQRYQHFEFVDYSHDLTKFFIPGFIDTHIHASQYPNIGIGLGTPLLDWLKKYTFPLENHFCQSGQEQQQEQEQETKLQFANEIYNQVIQRTLENGTTCASYFTTIDPETTNLFAELLLINGQRGFVGKVCMDHNEPYQEYQESIEDCEKSMHKIINHIEKLNTNTNTNKNLVTPIITPRFAPVCSDKILKFLGELSHEKNLPIQTHISENKQEIELVDKLFPDCENYASVYNKFNLLTNKTILAHAIHLTPKECQLIKLKNCSISHCPTSNTFLSSGEAPIYKYLYHDNINVSLGTDVSGGFDYSILQIIKHAILVSHHLNMHKSNTTTNTTTKNDVDERLSIKDGIYMATMGGAKAVGLQDIIGSFEIGKQFDVQLIDLSTRQINYHYHSHNHNHNHNHNHNYNYNYTIPTISDNSSRIDIFNWQYPVNKDLDKMKDLLGKWIFNGDDRNCIKVWCNGRLVINKEKYNHRDDRWVITNSNGHNSDRFTTNTNTTTTTNTTTATNTATTTQMNGNQDNWEYV; encoded by the coding sequence ATGCCAACAAATAGTTATAAAATTAATCCTAAAGCTACTAAATCTATTCATTACACATTATATTATGGTACATTTATTCATACCCCTGATTTAACCACTttagaaatcaatttcaatacaTTAGTGGGAGTTAATGAACAAGgtacaattgattttattcatAAAGATTATGATGCATCgctttataataataaatctcCTATACAATTCTTTATTGATCAAAGAGAACACCCCCACAGTCAACCACATCAGGAAAATCATGGCCAACAACGATATCaacattttgaatttgttgattattcCCATGATTTAACGAAATTTTTTATACCAGGATTTATTGATACACATATTCATGCATCACAATATCCTAATATTGGTATTGGATTAGGTACTCCATTATTAGATTggttaaaaaaatatactttCCCCTTGGAAAATCATTTTTGTCAATCTGGACAGGAGCAACAgcaagaacaagaacaagaaacaAAGTTACAATTTGCTAAtgaaatttataatcaagTTATACAAAGAACTTTAGAAAATGGTACTACATGTGCATCATACTTTACTACTATTGATCCggaaacaacaaatttatttgccgaattattattaattaatggaCAACGAGGATTTGTTGGTAAAGTATGTATGGATCATAATGAACCATATCAAGAATATcaagaatcaattgaagattGTGAAAAATCCATGCAcaaaataatcaatcatattgaaaaacttaataccaataccaataccaataaaaatttaGTGACACCTATAATCACACCAAGATTTGCCCCTGTATGTTCtgataaaatattaaaatttttagGTGAATTAAGtcatgaaaaaaatttaccaaTTCAAACTCATATTAGtgaaaataaacaagaaattgaattagttgataaattatttccCGATTGTGAAAATTATGCTTCAgtttataataaatttaatttattaactaATAAAACCATTTTAGCTCATGCTATTCATTTAACCCCTAAAGAATgtcaattaattaaattgaaaaattgttcaattagtCATTGTCCAACttcaaatacttttttaTCAAGTGGTGAAGCTccaatttataaatatttatatcatgataatattaatgtTTCTTTAGGAACTGATGTTAGTGGTGGATTtgattattcaattttacaaaTCATTAAACATGCAATTTTAGTTAGTCATCATTTAAACATGCACAAATCAAATACAACCACAAAcacaaccaccaaaaatgatgttgatgaaagGTTATCTATTAAAGATGGGATATATATGGCTACAATGGGTGGAGCAAAAGCTGTTGGATTACAAGATATTATTGgttcatttgaaattggtaaacaatttgatgttcaattaattgatttactGACAagacaaatcaattatcattatcacaGCCACAATCACAACCACAATCACAATCACAATCacaattataattataattatacCATCCCTACTATTTCTGATAATTCATCaagaattgatattttcaattggcAATACCCTGTTAATAAAGATTTAGATAAAATGAAGGATTTATTAGGAAAATGGATATTTAATGGTGATGATAGAAATTGTATAAAAGTTTGGTGTAACGGAAGATTGGTgattaataaagaaaaatataatcatCGTGATGATCGATGGGTGATTACTAATAGTAACGGCCACAATAGTGATCGCTTCACtacaaacacaaacacaaccacaaccacaaacACAACCACGGCTACCAACACAGCTACAACCACACAAATGAATGGGAATCAAGATAATTGGGAATATGTATAA
- the SSR1 gene encoding Ssr1p (Beta-glucan associated ser/thr rich cell-wall protein with a role in cell wall structure; GPI anchor; similar mRNA abundance in yeast-form and germ tubes; detected at germ tube plasma membrane; repressed in cells treated with Congo Red), with the protein MASFLKISTLIAIVSTLQTTLAAPPACLLACVAKVEKGSKCSGLNDLSCICTTKNSDVEKCLKEICPNGDADTAISAFKSSCSGYSSQSSSSESESESASSEESSASASASASSSAGKSSNVEASTTKESSSAKASSSAAGSSEAVSSATETASTEESSSAAASASASASATKESSSEAASSTSSTLKESKTSTTAAASSSESTTATGVLTQSEGSAAKVGLGALVGLVGAVLL; encoded by the coding sequence ATGGCTTCATTTTTAAAGATTTCTACTTTGATTGCAATTGTTTCTACTTTACAAACCACTTTAGCTGCTCCACCAGCTTGTTTATTAGCTTGTGTTGctaaagttgaaaaaggTTCTAAATGTTCAGgtttaaatgatttaagTTGTATTTGTACTACTAAGAATTCTGACGTTGAAAAATGTTTGAAAGAGATTTGTCCAAATGGTGATGCTGATACTGCCATTTCTGCTTTTAAGAGTTCTTGTTCTGGTTATAGTTCTcaatcttcatcatctgaATCTGAATCTGAATCGGCTTCAAGTGAAGAATCTTCTGCTTCCGCTTCTGCTTCTGCTTCTTCATCTGCTGGTAAATCTTCAAATGTTGAAGCTTCTACTACTAAAGAATCTAGTTCAGCCAAGGCTTCTTCTTCCGCTGCCGGCTCATCTGAAGCTGTTTCTTCTGCTACTGAAACTGCTTCTACTGAAGAATCATCTTCTGCTGCTGCTTCTGCTTCTGCTTCTGCTTCTGCCACTAAAGAATCTTCTTCTGAAGCTGCTAGTTCCACTTCATCTACCTTAAAAGAATCTAAAACTTCTACTACTGCTGCTGCTTCATCTTCTGAATCTACTACTGCAACTGGTGTTTTGACTCAATCTGAAGGTTCTGCTGCTAAGGTTGGTCTTGGTGCTTTAGTTGGTTTAGTTGGTGCTGTTTTATTGTAA
- a CDS encoding uncharacterized protein (Protein of unknown function; Spider biofilm induced) gives MMTFDNYNTTKDNSSSNNNTTDHGNNGHNSHFYRQCSQEGGNNQQSQRQPPPPSSQQDIHLQQQQQSSQYPFMQNLNTRVSPTLPFQQSIGNLNGAPSSLTTATTMNTSPIWNSPFNSQQQPPPPPQQQQQQYSQISPQQYQFSNRRNSSIDSSNIWSTNPTSSSLGGNTSGISTSIGGNNMWSSSNLFSTQQPQTVSQQQSSNIFGAPPLSAPDNYISTSSSFGHNRSSSISSVFTSSPPPAATAAAAPQQQQVQPAQSTQPPSSQQQPLLQSTSDISPTQIFDTYAKRDSFSDTTTTSTASSNTMTTMISDKTTLQMVDDYFENDCHERVKVTMKLLNERFFNEEKFLSDAYQLPKFPIENSLRNYQLILVGFKAGRIDVFYLPTTNNTNSSSSTTPISQQSNNDLMNLKVGDLVIVEADRGRDLGKVFKMNISIDEARLLKLLQFQEQQAALKEHVDNILDDISVKSLSDQQQQQQQQQQSRSSHQGTQQMSFSSNTTGGNSGSGSIPPPPQPPPTLHFPKSIISLAQPNEIIQILNKKQDEEKACRLCLAKIANATSGSLLGGPTSPATQDLLQMKLIDAEYQFDRKKLIFYYSTSRRIDFRDLVRELFRIYKTRIWMCAVIGLPYQITSSNAMGPTTTTTTTTTTLTSLSSPSSRRNSNSPPLAPSQQIQQQQGIARSGNFINPLMQQPVQPPQQQQQQQQQQQQYTSNRIDRRLSFQMPSSSTSSTCQQQQQSQNRSNSCNYYPPSLISFHNNQQSQQQQVPQQPQEFIPRRYSDSRSGTIQQQQQQQPQSFGRFGGGSLKFQFPDHQHQQQQLNPQQNLGSTTTSYLQEESMMLLSPSIPIFSQRRTNNENNDDNVKENDENENVNDRDKNENEDGDRDEQEEEEEVEDIFNNNHSGESFVLKSLVDSINH, from the coding sequence ATGATGACATTTGACAATTATAACACTACTAAAGATAACAGTAGctcaaacaacaatactaCTGATCATGGTAATAATGGTCATAACTCTCATTTTTATCGTCAATGTTCTCAAGAAGGTGGTAACAATCAACAATCTCAAAGACAACCACCACCGCCATCATCGCAACAAGATATACacttacaacaacaacaacaatctcTGCAATATCCATTTATGCAGAATTTAAACACACGAGTTTCACCTACACTTCCATTTCAACAATCTATTGGTAATTTAAATGGTGCACCTTCTAGTTTGACAACAGCAACTACTATGAATACTTCACCAATATGGAATTCCCCATTTAATCTGCAACagcaaccaccaccaccaccgcaacaacaacaacaacaatattcCCAAATACTGCcacaacaatatcaatttagTAATAGAAGAAATTCTCTGATTGATTCCAGTAATATTTGGTCAACTAATcctacttcttcttcacttGGTGGTAACACTTCAGGAATATCCACATCAATAGGAGGTAACAATATGTGgtcatcttcaaatttgttttctaCACAACAACCTCAAACAGTgtctcaacaacaatctaGTAATATATTTGGCGCACCTCCATTATCAGCACCAGATAATTATATAAGTACTTCGTCTTCATTTGGTCATAATAGATCATCCCTGATTTCTTCTGTATTTACATCATCTCCACCCCCGgcagcaacagcagcagcagcaccacaacaacaacaagttcAACCAGCACAATCAACACAACCACCATcatcacaacaacagccaTTATTACAATCAACATCAGATATTTCCCCTAcacaaatatttgatacCTATGCAAAACGAGATTCATTTTCtgatacaacaacaacatctaCTGCTAGCAGTAACACCATGACAACAATGATTTCCGATAAAACCACCTTACAAATGGTTGatgattattttgaaaatgattgtCATGAACGAGTTAAAGTGAcgatgaaattgttgaatgaacgatttttcaatgaagaGAAATTTTTAAGTGATGCTTATCAATTGCCAAAATTCCCCATAGAAAATTCATTACggaattatcaattaattttagtTGGATTTAAAGCTGGAAGAATTGatgttttttatttaccaacaaccaacaacaccaatagtagtagtagtactaCTCCTATTTCACAACAatctaataatgatttgatgaatttaaaaGTTGGAGATTTGGTTATTGTAGAAGCTGATCGTGGTCGAGATTTGGGGAAAGTTTTCAAGATGAATATATCTATTGATGAAGCTagattattgaaattgttacAATTTCAAGAACAACAAGCAGCATTGAAAGAACACgttgataatattttagATGATATTTCCGTTAAGAGTTTATCTGaccaacaacagcaacaacaacaacaacaacaaagtcGTAGTAGTCATCAAGGCACACAACAGAtgtcattttcatcaaatacCACTGGTGGTAACTCTGGTAGTGGCTCTATACCACCACCtccacaaccaccaccaacattACATTTCCCCAAATCCATCATATCATTAGCTCAACCCAATGAAATCAtacaaattttgaataaaaaacaagatgaagaaaaggCATGTCGATTATGTCTTGCTAAAATTGCTAATGCCACTAGTGGATCTTTGTTGGGTGGTCCAACATCACCAGCAACTCAAGATTTATtacaaatgaaattaattgatgctgaatatcaatttgatcggaaaaaattgattttttattattcgacttcaagaagaattgattttcgAGATTTAGTAAGAGAATTGTTTAGAATTTataaaacaagaatttgGATGTGTGCCGTTATTGGATTACCTTATCAAATCACATCATCAAATGCAATGGGTccaacaactacaactaccACCACAACGACAACCTTAACATCTTTGTCATCACCATCGTcaagaagaaattcaaatagTCCACCATTAGCACCTTCacaacaaatacaacaacaacaagggATAGCTCGATCAggaaattttattaatccACTTATGCAACAACCGGTGCAACCACcgcaacaacaacaacaacaacaacaacaacaacagcaatatACTAGTAATAGAATAGACAGAAGATTAAGTTTTCAAATGCCATCATCATCTACATCCTCAACttgtcaacaacaacaacaactgcaaAATAGATCTAATAGTTGTAATTATTATCCTCcttcattaatttcatttcataataatcaacaatcacaacaacaacaagtacCCCAACAACCGCAGGAATTTATTCCTAGACGATATTCAGATTCAAGGAGCGGGAccattcaacaacaacaacaacagcaaccaCAATCATTTGGCAggtttggtggtggttcattgaaatttcaatttcctgatcatcaacatcaacaacaacaattgaatccTCAACAAAATTTAGGGTCTACTACTACATCGTATTTACAAGAAGAATCAATGATGTTATTATCTCCATCAATACCAATCTTTTCACAAAGACGtactaataatgaaaataatgatgataatgtgAAAGagaatgatgaaaatgaaaatgtaAACGATAGGGATAAGAATGAAAACGAGGATGGGGATAGAGAcgaacaagaagaagaagaagaagtcgaagatatatttaataataatcattcAGGAGAAtcatttgttttaaaatcattagttgattcaatcaatcattAA